The following coding sequences are from one Veillonella rodentium window:
- a CDS encoding alpha/beta hydrolase-fold protein: protein MKNALRIILFISFTLPLWINTTPITYANSIERNASAITDTDIKISKSPVITKESADQSIQEIKAIGFVDTDGSKLKAIAIHYNMDLNGATIDTSTYTIHDYGMTLSDKELTQGNNPGAIKKVYINDKPEISKRAKSHGSYVIIETNTAYQGSRFPRSYEITMAVGVRQEKMLYLKDKIITPSIKESSNYTKQSYIGYDPNTGKNRTPETYDYAKPGTYIINGLDGYQLHTIENGTAFHAAHCFDEANGKFWDFDLPYAIYVPKDYNPHKRYGLILHIHDAGSMSSDPMLTLTESQAATNYASDIFQKEAKKQGLDGVIVVCPAITEFYNMDKDNPHYSLRMARDNWTLSYAVPAIWKLLDYITENYSIDKNRIYGSGQSMGGMTIMAMAAQRDNYFAALLPISCKWGNNFNKDYPFNDTVYYNAPADGTVIWKTDSDGNPTDYNNWFYMVSDDNILYLNTPNENIEYRLLYQDLQNITIPTAKLVLDKNTTAKKRNKVIQKLTKMPNKTGIYQAILTGNVGHMSAWFYGHGTPACYNWLLSQNRKTELARQKLPLNQPFILADTQIHTENRIFSQDRQNLSKKIYYPTGKYGSGTEGYNSGLTVLGSDKTLSPGWTPQNKKSSVNM, encoded by the coding sequence ATGAAAAACGCCTTAAGAATAATCCTCTTTATTTCTTTTACCCTTCCACTATGGATAAATACAACACCGATTACCTATGCAAATTCAATAGAGCGGAACGCATCTGCAATTACCGACACCGATATAAAGATATCTAAATCACCGGTAATTACAAAAGAGTCTGCAGACCAGTCAATTCAGGAAATCAAAGCTATTGGTTTTGTAGACACTGATGGTTCCAAGCTAAAAGCCATAGCGATTCATTATAATATGGATCTTAATGGTGCAACCATAGATACATCAACTTATACAATCCATGATTATGGAATGACACTTTCCGATAAAGAACTCACACAAGGAAATAATCCAGGAGCCATAAAAAAAGTATATATTAATGACAAACCAGAGATTTCTAAGCGTGCCAAATCACATGGCTCCTACGTCATTATCGAAACAAATACCGCCTATCAGGGAAGCCGTTTTCCCCGCTCCTACGAGATTACTATGGCTGTAGGCGTGAGACAAGAAAAAATGCTTTATCTAAAAGATAAAATCATAACACCATCGATAAAAGAAAGCAGCAATTATACAAAACAGTCTTATATCGGATATGATCCAAATACAGGAAAAAATCGTACCCCCGAAACATATGATTATGCAAAACCAGGCACTTATATAATCAACGGGCTTGATGGTTATCAATTACATACCATTGAAAATGGTACCGCTTTTCATGCTGCACATTGTTTTGACGAAGCTAATGGGAAATTCTGGGATTTCGATTTGCCATATGCTATTTATGTGCCAAAGGATTATAATCCGCATAAACGATATGGACTCATCCTGCATATCCACGATGCTGGTTCAATGAGTTCGGATCCGATGTTAACATTGACAGAATCACAGGCTGCAACAAACTATGCTTCCGATATATTCCAAAAAGAAGCTAAAAAGCAAGGTCTAGACGGAGTTATTGTAGTCTGCCCGGCAATCACTGAATTTTACAATATGGATAAAGATAATCCACACTATTCTCTGCGTATGGCGCGCGATAATTGGACACTTAGTTATGCGGTCCCAGCAATTTGGAAACTTTTGGATTATATTACTGAAAATTATTCTATTGATAAAAATCGTATTTATGGTAGCGGACAATCAATGGGTGGTATGACAATAATGGCAATGGCAGCTCAACGTGATAATTACTTTGCTGCTCTTCTTCCCATTAGCTGTAAATGGGGAAATAATTTCAACAAAGATTATCCGTTTAATGACACTGTCTATTACAATGCTCCTGCCGATGGTACCGTCATCTGGAAAACAGATAGTGATGGCAATCCAACAGATTATAACAACTGGTTCTATATGGTCTCAGATGATAACATACTCTACCTCAATACACCTAATGAAAATATAGAATATCGTTTGCTTTATCAAGACCTTCAAAACATAACAATTCCCACGGCAAAACTTGTATTGGATAAAAACACCACAGCAAAAAAACGCAACAAAGTAATTCAAAAGCTCACTAAAATGCCCAATAAAACCGGAATTTATCAAGCCATTCTAACGGGTAATGTTGGACATATGTCAGCATGGTTTTATGGTCATGGTACACCAGCTTGTTATAACTGGTTGCTATCGCAAAATAGAAAAACGGAGCTTGCACGCCAAAAACTGCCACTCAATCAGCCGTTTATTCTGGCTGATACACAAATTCATACGGAAAATCGTATTTTTTCACAAGATCGCCAGAATTTAAGTAAAAAAATCTATTATCCAACAGGAAAATATGGATCCGGTACCGAAGGCTATAACTCCGGTTTAACTGTATTGGGGTCAGATAAAACCCTTTCTCCGGGGTGGACTCCGCAAAATAAGAAATCATCCGTAAATATGTAA
- the tpx gene encoding thiol peroxidase, which translates to MEKRTGVVTFAGGPITLVGPEVKVGQQAPDFTVLSNDLQPKTLKDFDGKVKVISVVPSLDTGVCDAQTRWFNQDATSLSDDVVVLTISMDLPFAQKRWCGAAGVDKVVTLSDHKDTSFGEHYGFLIEELRLLSRGVVVINKDNKVTYVEYVPEVTQAVNFDAALEAIKADI; encoded by the coding sequence ATGGAAAAACGTACTGGTGTAGTTACATTTGCAGGTGGTCCTATTACTTTGGTGGGCCCTGAAGTTAAAGTAGGTCAACAAGCTCCTGATTTCACGGTTTTGAGCAATGATTTACAACCTAAAACATTAAAGGATTTTGACGGTAAAGTAAAAGTAATCTCCGTTGTACCATCTCTTGATACAGGTGTTTGCGACGCTCAGACACGTTGGTTCAACCAAGATGCTACTTCCCTTTCCGACGATGTGGTAGTATTGACTATCTCTATGGATTTGCCATTCGCTCAAAAACGTTGGTGTGGTGCTGCCGGAGTTGATAAAGTTGTAACTTTATCCGACCATAAAGACACTTCTTTCGGTGAACACTACGGCTTCCTGATCGAAGAACTTCGTCTTCTTTCTCGCGGCGTTGTGGTAATCAACAAAGATAACAAAGTGACATATGTTGAATATGTACCTGAAGTAACTCAAGCGGTTAACTTCGATGCTGCATTAGAAGCTATTAAAGCAGATATCTAA
- a CDS encoding ABC transporter ATP-binding protein — MKSVDFFKDFFRREGWVYAIGIMLLMAIDVAFLLVPQFIGNAIDTLSHNKEGLVRYILYFVALLIIITILKVISRRTLLGSIRRMEYQFRQKLCKKALQIETTYYEMNGPGKVMALMTNDVTSLRVALGLGVMIVVDIVFYSIVGSVVLIQKIDIFLAAQIMTPVLFTLIAIFLLGRKLRIKQRSAQTTYSDMTEFGQELFQGMDVMRAFNRESVIEKLFDNINRLNYNKNMDVALYDSILTPLTRIAPFICISISIFVCGHLAVEGRMSIGEFVTINSFIMLIIGPLISVGSLISIIQKGLASLDRIMDFMELPPEDIRDTGSILPLEDIHVRFLNFTYDNAKAQALSQVTTTIPKGSFIGIVGKPGSGKSTLFKLLIGLQKSPRKSIYFGSRDITDIPLGILRNSVAYVPTQSYLLSSTIADNITFGQSSIHHISLEEAAKKADLYRDLGDYLHDDLHVLGEEGRDLSGGQQQRINLARGFYKNAPYLLLDDCFSALDAITVHTILDTLRSVHEQTILCVSQRLEVIEKADSILVFDEGRIVESGNHQELLNNKGLYYTLYMAQRGAAHEEA; from the coding sequence ATGAAATCTGTAGATTTTTTTAAAGATTTTTTCCGCCGTGAGGGTTGGGTTTATGCAATAGGTATCATGTTGTTGATGGCAATTGATGTGGCTTTTTTATTGGTTCCTCAATTTATCGGGAATGCTATCGATACATTGAGTCATAATAAAGAGGGACTTGTTCGTTATATTTTGTATTTTGTGGCATTATTAATTATTATAACCATTTTGAAAGTTATCTCCCGTCGTACTTTATTGGGGTCCATTCGTAGGATGGAGTATCAGTTTCGTCAGAAACTCTGTAAAAAGGCGCTGCAGATCGAGACGACTTATTACGAAATGAACGGCCCCGGCAAGGTGATGGCGCTGATGACCAATGATGTGACATCGTTGCGCGTTGCTTTAGGATTGGGTGTGATGATCGTCGTGGATATCGTATTTTATTCCATTGTGGGCTCCGTAGTATTAATCCAAAAAATTGACATTTTCTTAGCGGCTCAAATTATGACCCCTGTATTATTTACATTGATTGCAATTTTTCTGTTGGGACGTAAGTTGAGGATTAAACAGAGAAGTGCACAAACGACGTACAGCGATATGACTGAATTTGGACAGGAACTGTTTCAGGGAATGGATGTGATGCGAGCTTTCAATCGTGAATCCGTCATTGAAAAGTTGTTTGATAATATCAATCGGTTAAATTACAACAAGAATATGGATGTCGCTTTATATGATTCTATTTTGACACCGCTCACACGGATTGCACCGTTTATCTGTATCAGTATCAGTATCTTTGTGTGTGGGCATCTCGCTGTGGAGGGGCGTATGAGCATCGGTGAGTTTGTTACCATTAATTCTTTTATCATGCTCATTATAGGTCCTTTAATCAGTGTCGGTTCACTCATATCCATCATACAGAAGGGTTTGGCATCGCTAGACCGCATCATGGATTTTATGGAATTACCGCCGGAAGATATCAGGGATACCGGTTCCATATTGCCGTTAGAGGATATTCATGTCAGATTTTTAAACTTTACTTATGATAACGCAAAGGCTCAGGCATTATCGCAGGTGACGACAACAATACCGAAGGGTTCTTTTATAGGCATTGTAGGCAAACCGGGATCCGGTAAAAGTACACTATTTAAATTATTGATCGGCTTGCAGAAAAGTCCTAGAAAATCAATTTATTTCGGCAGCCGTGATATTACGGATATTCCTTTAGGCATATTGCGTAATTCCGTTGCCTATGTGCCTACACAATCCTATTTATTGAGTTCTACAATTGCAGACAATATTACCTTCGGACAGAGTTCCATTCATCACATATCATTGGAGGAAGCCGCCAAAAAAGCGGATTTGTATAGAGATTTGGGTGATTATCTGCACGATGATCTACATGTCTTAGGGGAAGAAGGACGTGACCTGTCCGGCGGACAACAACAGCGTATCAATTTGGCACGCGGGTTTTATAAAAATGCTCCTTACTTGTTATTAGATGACTGCTTTTCTGCGTTAGATGCGATTACGGTACATACGATTCTCGATACACTACGTTCCGTTCATGAACAAACCATACTTTGTGTTTCTCAACGTTTAGAGGTAATAGAAAAGGCTGACAGCATTCTCGTCTTTGATGAAGGGCGTATCGTAGAATCCGGAAATCATCAAGAACTATTAAATAATAAGGGCTTGTATTATACATTATATATGGCACAGAGAGGGGCTGCACATGAAGAAGCGTAA
- a CDS encoding ABC transporter ATP-binding protein — protein sequence MKKRNVRNDWALFKHLSAYIRPYMGILMIAAVALLGNLILLLLRPYLSKQVIDLGFSTSDIHVIQYYAVLYAITILGSIICIFVENYFLKSFGQKIIYHIRGIIFRKILNKSYKDFYKLPIGNWVTRITNDVESLRTLYTEVILSLLSSSLMIIGILGFMYLINIPLAIIMTILVPIMGGIIWIYQKFSRKAFRQVRTSVAASNASIKELLNYIVIVKTYRGERNIEDRYDEVNKRFLAAGIFEVTTFSIFRPLVDGLFFVALIVIFTTTNLVDSVADAGTVFAFIQYMDRFFQPMKEIADKYNSLQSALAGAERLVPLLEEEDRQLITSVPDEFKVIRSIRFDHVWFSYLDNDEYALEDFTLSVNAGEFIGIVGPSGSGKTTLLSLLMGIHKPTRGAIYINDINIADYDSSLLRHIMGYVFQQAYLFKGTIEDNLKLFDTSIPDENMVEAARQVNLDGMIQQLPDGYKTSVGYLGSLLSDGQKQLLAFGRTLLSQKSILLLDEATANIDSHTEKAIQAGIERIRGSKTILSVAHRLSTVEDANIIVYLEYGKMKEIGSFDELIKNKGAFYNLWRQQRDGR from the coding sequence ATGAAGAAGCGTAATGTCCGGAATGATTGGGCTTTATTTAAACATTTAAGTGCCTATATACGCCCATATATGGGTATATTGATGATAGCCGCAGTTGCTTTGTTAGGAAATCTTATCTTATTATTGCTGCGGCCTTACTTATCTAAGCAGGTCATCGATCTTGGTTTTTCTACAAGTGATATACATGTAATTCAATATTACGCTGTCTTGTATGCCATAACGATTTTGGGCAGTATTATATGTATATTTGTAGAAAACTATTTCTTAAAATCATTCGGTCAAAAGATTATTTACCATATACGGGGAATTATCTTTCGGAAAATACTCAATAAATCATATAAAGATTTTTATAAACTACCTATAGGCAACTGGGTGACGCGTATTACCAATGATGTAGAATCATTACGAACACTATATACAGAAGTTATCTTAAGTCTTTTAAGCAGTTCTCTCATGATTATCGGTATTTTAGGCTTTATGTATCTCATCAATATCCCTTTAGCCATTATCATGACAATACTTGTGCCTATTATGGGAGGTATCATATGGATATACCAGAAGTTTTCCCGCAAGGCGTTCCGCCAGGTACGTACCTCTGTGGCGGCATCCAATGCGAGTATTAAAGAACTGTTAAATTATATTGTCATCGTAAAAACCTATCGTGGTGAACGCAATATAGAGGATCGTTATGACGAGGTAAACAAAAGATTTTTAGCGGCAGGTATTTTCGAGGTTACCACATTCTCTATTTTCAGGCCTCTTGTGGATGGGCTGTTTTTCGTTGCCCTTATCGTTATATTTACGACGACAAATCTGGTCGACTCCGTTGCCGATGCAGGTACAGTTTTCGCGTTCATTCAATATATGGACCGCTTCTTTCAGCCTATGAAAGAAATCGCCGATAAATACAATTCACTGCAGAGTGCTTTGGCCGGTGCGGAACGGTTAGTTCCTTTGCTGGAGGAAGAAGATAGACAGTTGATTACATCTGTTCCCGATGAATTTAAAGTGATTCGCAGTATTCGATTTGACCATGTTTGGTTTTCTTATCTTGATAATGATGAATATGCTTTGGAAGACTTTACATTATCCGTTAATGCCGGTGAATTTATAGGCATTGTCGGTCCGTCGGGCAGCGGCAAGACTACATTACTTTCACTATTGATGGGCATTCATAAACCAACCAGGGGTGCAATTTATATAAATGATATCAATATTGCGGATTATGACAGTTCCTTACTACGACATATTATGGGTTATGTTTTTCAACAGGCCTATTTATTTAAAGGAACTATAGAGGATAATCTTAAGTTATTCGATACCTCTATTCCCGATGAGAATATGGTGGAAGCGGCCCGTCAGGTGAATTTGGACGGCATGATTCAACAGTTGCCGGACGGTTATAAAACATCTGTAGGCTATCTGGGTTCTCTATTGTCGGACGGACAGAAACAATTGCTCGCTTTCGGCCGTACATTATTGAGCCAGAAATCAATATTATTATTGGATGAAGCAACCGCAAATATCGACAGTCATACGGAAAAAGCGATTCAAGCCGGCATCGAGCGTATACGGGGCAGTAAGACCATTCTCAGCGTGGCTCATCGCTTATCCACGGTTGAGGATGCGAATATAATCGTATATTTGGAATATGGTAAAATGAAAGAAATCGGTTCTTTTGATGAACTTATAAAGAATAAGGGCGCATTTTATAATTTATGGCGACAACAACGTGACGGGAGATAG
- a CDS encoding TrmH family RNA methyltransferase has product MEYIQSKDNKTIKRMVALSNRKYRQKYDEYVLEGIRSIRDVAKTGAIKVIVIRESKMRENTVQELLSVSDIQSVPIYIVQNPLFDKLENSVHGQGVMAIANKPKYFIDDLQITDGLYVALDGVQDPGNLGTIIRTAVAAGVKAIFLLKGTVDPFNDKTVRSTMSALHKIPLYEDVSLSEFYDVIREQRITTYVTSLENSVPYQDIRYASRSLLIFGNEGNGVSKEILALSDRRISIPMYGNIESLNVSIAAALCMYKVQEQLIK; this is encoded by the coding sequence ATGGAGTATATTCAATCAAAAGACAATAAGACGATTAAGCGCATGGTCGCCTTAAGCAATCGAAAGTATCGTCAGAAATATGATGAATATGTCCTCGAAGGTATTCGATCGATTCGTGATGTGGCGAAAACGGGAGCTATTAAAGTTATCGTTATACGAGAATCGAAAATGCGGGAAAACACTGTTCAGGAGCTATTAAGTGTATCAGATATACAATCTGTACCGATATATATCGTTCAGAACCCTTTGTTCGATAAGTTGGAAAACTCCGTTCATGGTCAAGGTGTGATGGCCATAGCAAATAAACCTAAATATTTTATTGATGATTTGCAGATAACGGACGGTTTATATGTAGCCTTGGACGGGGTACAGGATCCGGGAAACTTAGGGACCATTATACGTACGGCCGTAGCGGCAGGCGTGAAGGCAATATTCTTGTTGAAAGGAACCGTGGACCCATTTAATGATAAGACCGTGCGCAGCACAATGAGTGCACTACATAAGATTCCTTTATATGAGGATGTATCGCTATCGGAATTTTATGATGTAATCAGAGAACAGAGAATAACAACTTATGTAACATCCTTGGAGAACTCAGTACCATATCAGGATATACGGTACGCTTCGCGCAGTTTATTAATATTCGGCAACGAGGGTAATGGTGTATCAAAGGAGATATTAGCTCTCTCTGACCGACGTATTTCTATTCCTATGTATGGAAATATAGAATCTCTCAACGTATCGATAGCTGCGGCACTTTGCATGTATAAAGTGCAGGAACAGCTTATCAAATAA
- a CDS encoding ChbG/HpnK family deacetylase — MSKLIVNADDFGLHSSVNRGIIDGHRTGIITSTSLLAGGEAFTEAISMAKENPKLGIGIHIALVGGLKPVCDPSEVSSLLTEQGRFPDTYVEFIKRLYTDKINFDELCKEIQSQVSKIMNAGLDVTHIDGHQHMHILPSVLPLVVEQAKKYGIKAIRIPQEMSGFINYSYNPVRFLGKVGLSSVADNARSFIRRNNIMSTQFFWGMINGGHINQKTLMGILKEVNHRSGTHELMMHPGNDDRALSSRYDWGYHWEDELKAVCSHHTRLYINQHKIELINYGDLV; from the coding sequence ATGTCCAAACTTATTGTAAATGCTGATGATTTTGGCCTTCATAGTTCTGTAAACAGAGGGATTATTGACGGTCATCGTACAGGTATTATTACGAGTACCTCCTTATTAGCAGGAGGCGAAGCTTTTACAGAAGCCATAAGTATGGCTAAAGAAAACCCAAAGTTGGGCATCGGTATTCATATCGCTTTGGTTGGAGGCCTTAAACCGGTATGTGATCCATCTGAGGTATCGTCACTATTGACGGAACAGGGAAGATTTCCCGATACCTATGTGGAGTTTATAAAAAGACTTTATACGGATAAAATTAATTTTGATGAATTGTGTAAGGAAATACAGAGTCAAGTATCCAAAATTATGAATGCAGGTCTTGATGTAACACATATTGACGGGCATCAACATATGCACATTCTTCCAAGCGTATTACCACTTGTGGTTGAACAGGCGAAAAAGTATGGTATAAAGGCGATTCGCATTCCTCAGGAGATGAGCGGATTTATCAATTATTCGTACAATCCCGTCCGCTTTCTCGGCAAAGTGGGTCTCTCATCGGTAGCGGATAATGCACGTTCCTTTATCAGAAGGAATAATATTATGAGTACCCAATTCTTCTGGGGCATGATAAATGGAGGTCATATCAATCAAAAGACTTTAATGGGAATTTTGAAAGAGGTCAATCACCGTAGCGGTACCCACGAGTTGATGATGCATCCGGGCAATGATGATAGAGCCCTCAGCAGTCGTTATGACTGGGGATATCACTGGGAGGATGAATTGAAAGCAGTTTGCTCGCATCATACGCGTTTATATATTAATCAGCATAAGATTGAGTTGATTAATTACGGAGATTTGGTATGA
- a CDS encoding lysylphosphatidylglycerol synthase transmembrane domain-containing protein, which produces MSKMMKRGILMFLLLISVSAGIIYYTIDLEALKTIRDFNAASLLLALLALILGMYFDGLRLQRLVKIGGYKLSIQAVLRVIFSNYFMAMLTPGASGGAVAQVLVLKSYGVPLGKGTPIVLIRTVFSIMFLVVMLPFVFLHDAIEIPYISRNMLLVFAVVAVIATLLGTYILQTKYMRQFVYRLAKYFKEDKTKDWLSKLETLNQGLGLLYKKPGQSIVVFLESGLSLLCLYCIAPALMYAFTSDIHIIDVLDRMILLNLILYFAPTPGGTGIAEGLFVVLFGSFVPAGTVGIVAVAWRVVAEYLPFFIGMYAVLTLYGRQFVAQETSHEQ; this is translated from the coding sequence ATGAGTAAGATGATGAAGAGAGGCATTCTTATGTTTCTCTTACTCATCAGTGTATCTGCAGGTATCATATATTACACCATCGATCTGGAAGCGCTTAAAACGATAAGAGACTTTAATGCTGCTTCGTTGTTGTTAGCACTTCTGGCTTTAATCTTGGGAATGTACTTTGATGGATTACGATTGCAGAGACTCGTAAAAATAGGTGGTTATAAGCTGTCAATTCAAGCTGTACTTCGCGTTATATTTAGTAACTACTTTATGGCCATGTTGACGCCGGGGGCCAGCGGAGGGGCCGTAGCCCAGGTTTTGGTTCTTAAAAGTTATGGTGTACCGTTGGGAAAGGGGACACCTATCGTATTGATACGTACGGTATTCTCGATTATGTTTCTCGTAGTGATGTTACCGTTCGTTTTTCTTCACGACGCCATTGAAATACCGTATATTTCACGGAATATGCTGCTTGTATTCGCTGTTGTGGCGGTAATAGCGACCTTATTAGGAACATATATATTACAAACTAAATATATGCGACAATTTGTATATCGTTTAGCTAAGTATTTTAAAGAAGATAAAACCAAAGACTGGTTATCGAAGCTTGAAACCTTAAATCAGGGACTGGGGTTATTATATAAGAAACCGGGACAGTCTATTGTCGTATTTCTTGAATCCGGATTGAGTCTTCTTTGTTTATATTGTATTGCACCGGCTTTAATGTATGCTTTTACATCGGATATTCATATCATCGATGTGTTGGATCGGATGATTCTATTAAATCTCATTCTATATTTTGCACCGACACCAGGGGGAACAGGAATCGCAGAAGGATTGTTCGTAGTTTTATTCGGTTCATTTGTGCCGGCCGGGACAGTTGGTATTGTGGCTGTTGCATGGCGCGTTGTAGCGGAGTATTTACCGTTTTTTATTGGAATGTATGCGGTGTTAACATTATATGGGCGACAATTTGTGGCTCAGGAAACGTCGCATGAACAGTAA
- a CDS encoding ACT domain-containing protein, which produces MSKPKKDKFYLVQEDILPEAIKKTIKVKEILKLGEVKTINEAVERMDLSRSAYYKYKDYVFPFFEIAQGKIVSITVSMSNESGMLSSVLKAIADRNGSILTINQDIPLQGIANSSISFETKNLQGSLEDLLHEIRSMKGIIKVEILGQA; this is translated from the coding sequence ATGTCTAAACCAAAAAAAGATAAATTTTATCTTGTGCAAGAAGATATTTTACCGGAAGCGATCAAAAAAACCATTAAGGTAAAGGAAATTTTAAAATTAGGTGAGGTTAAGACGATTAACGAAGCCGTTGAAAGAATGGATTTGAGTCGTTCTGCATATTATAAATACAAGGACTATGTATTTCCGTTTTTTGAAATCGCTCAAGGTAAGATTGTAAGCATAACCGTATCTATGTCGAACGAATCGGGGATGTTATCCAGTGTATTGAAAGCAATCGCCGATCGAAACGGCAGTATTTTAACGATTAATCAGGATATTCCGCTACAGGGGATTGCCAACAGCAGTATTTCTTTTGAGACAAAAAATTTACAAGGTTCTCTAGAGGATTTGCTGCATGAAATCCGCTCTATGAAGGGCATTATTAAGGTAGAGATTTTAGGACAGGCTTAG
- a CDS encoding homoserine dehydrogenase, translating into MTTVKIALLGFGTVAQGTFNLLQTNAAIIKDRTGVDIDIAKIFVRNPDKYSHITLPAATKYVTDIKDIIEDDSIQIVVELMGGTTFAKDCVEEALKAKKNVVTANKDLLAESGPYLLELASKNGVDLRFEASVLGGIPIIRTLYESLGGNHITELIGIMNGTTNFILSKMTDEGLSYQDVLKEAQELGYAEADPTADVEGLDAARKLAILASISFNRRIFFDDVSVEGITKIDTEDIAFGKEFGYNIKLLGIAKESNKGLSLNVYPAFVPVTHPLASVRGSYNAIYVKGNGIDDAMFYGRGAGSLPTGSSVVSDIMEIAKNISNGSTGQLKSFYYDQKNIYAPGKIQSSYYIRLAVDNKTGVLAKISAKLAEQKISVLSIVQRNMDPEMAVLAIVTSKCPRSYILNLIDSFNSLRSVQSVNSVIRIMED; encoded by the coding sequence ATGACCACTGTTAAAATCGCTTTATTAGGCTTCGGTACGGTCGCGCAAGGGACATTTAATTTATTGCAGACTAATGCAGCAATCATTAAAGATCGTACCGGTGTTGATATTGATATTGCTAAAATTTTTGTGCGCAATCCCGATAAATACAGTCATATTACTTTGCCTGCAGCAACCAAATATGTGACCGATATAAAAGATATTATAGAAGATGATTCGATTCAAATCGTTGTGGAGTTAATGGGGGGTACAACCTTTGCTAAGGATTGTGTTGAGGAAGCTCTTAAAGCGAAGAAAAACGTCGTTACGGCTAATAAGGATTTATTGGCTGAATCGGGTCCATATTTATTGGAACTGGCAAGTAAAAATGGGGTGGATCTGCGCTTTGAAGCCTCTGTATTAGGCGGTATTCCTATTATTCGTACATTGTACGAATCTTTAGGAGGCAATCATATTACGGAACTCATCGGTATTATGAACGGTACGACGAATTTTATTTTATCCAAGATGACCGATGAAGGTTTAAGCTATCAAGATGTACTAAAAGAAGCCCAAGAATTGGGCTATGCTGAGGCGGATCCGACGGCTGACGTAGAGGGTCTCGATGCGGCCCGTAAATTGGCAATTTTGGCATCCATCAGCTTTAATCGCCGTATTTTCTTTGACGATGTATCCGTTGAAGGGATTACAAAAATTGATACGGAAGATATTGCATTCGGCAAAGAATTCGGTTATAACATCAAATTACTAGGCATTGCGAAAGAATCAAATAAAGGGTTATCGCTTAATGTATATCCGGCATTTGTACCGGTTACTCATCCGTTGGCTTCCGTACGCGGTTCTTATAATGCGATTTATGTGAAAGGCAACGGAATCGATGATGCCATGTTCTATGGTCGCGGCGCTGGCAGCTTGCCGACGGGCAGTTCCGTAGTAAGCGATATTATGGAGATTGCAAAAAATATTTCTAACGGATCTACCGGTCAATTGAAATCATTCTATTACGACCAAAAGAATATTTACGCACCAGGTAAAATTCAATCCAGTTATTATATACGACTCGCTGTAGATAATAAAACGGGTGTCTTAGCAAAAATTTCCGCTAAATTAGCGGAACAAAAAATTTCCGTTCTGTCTATTGTGCAACGCAATATGGATCCTGAAATGGCAGTGCTTGCTATCGTCACGTCTAAATGCCCTCGCTCGTACATTTTAAATCTTATAGACTCTTTTAACAGCTTGCGATCTGTTCAATCAGTCAACAGTGTTATTCGTATTATGGAAGATTAA